A region from the Arvicola amphibius chromosome 12, mArvAmp1.2, whole genome shotgun sequence genome encodes:
- the Cd37 gene encoding leukocyte antigen CD37 isoform X1 produces MSAQESCLSLIKYFLFVFNLFFFVLGSLFFCFGIWVLIDKTSFAFFIGLSFMPLQTWAKVLAVSGVLTMMLALLGCLGALKELRCLLGLYFGMLLLLFATQITMGILIYTQRTRLERRVQELVLQTIQGYGANLGDTAAEENWDYTQFQLRCCGWHSPRDWISARMLKGNESEGPLVPCSCYNSTATNDSSSYDKLLSQHWGTADLCTLPAKAPYYREGCAQSLRKWLHNNLISIVAICLGAGLLELSFMTLSIFLCRNLDHVYDRLVRYR; encoded by the exons ATGTCAGCCCAGGAGAGTTGCCTCAGCCTCATCAAGTACTTCCTCTTCGTTTTCAACCTCTTCTTCTTT GTACTAGGCAGCCTGTTTTTCTGCTTTGGCATCTGGGTCCTCATTGACAAGACCAGCTTTGCGTTCTTTATAG GCTTGTCCTTCATGCCACTGCAGACCTGGGCCAAGGTCCTGGCTGTCTCCGGTGTCCTCACCATGATGCTGGCCctcctgggttgtttgggggctCTGAAGGAACTGCGCTGTCTTCTGGGCCTG TACTTTGGAATGCTGCTGCTCCTATTTGCCACACAGATCACCATGGGGATCCTCATCTACACTCAGCGGACCCGG CTGGAACGAAGGGTGCAAGAGCTGGTGCTGCAGACGATCCAAGGTTACGGCGCCAACCTGGGTGATACAGCGGCTGAGGAGAACTGGGATTACACGCAGTTCCAG CTGCGCTGCTGCGGCTGGCACTCTCCCCGGGACTGGATCAGCGCCCGCATGCTGAAAGGGAACGAGTCTGAGGGGCCCTTGGTGCCCTGCTCCTGCTACAACTCCACGGCGACCAATGACTCCTCAAGCTATGATAAGCTcctctcccagcactgggggaccGCTGACCTATGCACTCTTCCCGCAAAAGCTCCCTACTACCGCGAG GGCTGCGCGCAGAGCCTCCGGAAGTGGCTGCACAACAATCTCATCTCCATAGTGGCTATCTGCCTGGGAGCTGGTCTTCTTGAG